One Symphalangus syndactylus isolate Jambi chromosome 10, NHGRI_mSymSyn1-v2.1_pri, whole genome shotgun sequence genomic region harbors:
- the CYP2U1 gene encoding cytochrome P450 2U1 isoform X1: MSSPGPPQPPAEDPPWPARLLRAPLGLLRLDPSGGALLLCGLVALLGWSWLRRRRARGIPPGPRPWPLVGNFGHVLLPPFLRRRSWLSSRTRAAGIDPSVVGPQVLLAHLARVYGSIFSFFIGHYLVVVLSDFHSVREALVQQAEVFSDRPRVPLISIVTKEKGVVFAHYGPVWRQQRKFSHSTLRHFGLGKLSLEPKIIEEFKYVKAEMQKHGEEDPFCPFSIISNAVSNIICSLCFGQRFDYTNSEFKKMLGFMSRGLEICLNSQVLLVNICPWLYYLPFGPFKELRQIEKDITSFLKKIIKDHQESLDRENPQDFIDMYLLHMEEERKNNSNSSFDEEYLFYIIGDLFIAGTDTTTNSLLWCLLYMSLNPDVQEKVHEEIERVIGTNRAPSLTDKAQMPYTEATIMEVQRLTVVVPLAIPHMTSENTVLQGYTIPKGTLILPNLWSVHRDPAIWEKPEDFYPNRFLDDQGQLIKKETFIPFGIGKRVCMGEQLAKMELFLMFVSLMQSFTFALPKDSKKPLLTGRFGLTLAPHPFNITISRR, translated from the exons ATGTCCTCTCCGGGGCCGCCGCAGCCCCCGGCGGAGGACCCGCCCTGGCCCGCGCGCCTCCTGCGTGCGCCTCTGGGGCTGCTGCGGCTGGACCCAAGCGGGGGCGCGCTGCTGCTGTGCGGCCTCGTAGCGCTTCTGGGCTGGAGCTGGCTGCGGAGGCGCCGGGCGCGGGGCATCCCACCCGGGCCCAGGCCCTGGCCCCTGGTGGGCAATTTCGGTCACGTGCTGCTGCCTCCCTTCCTCCGGCGGCGGAGCTGGCTGAGCAGCAGGACCAGGGCCGCAGGGATTGATCCCTCGGTCGTGGGCCCGCAGGTGCTCCTGGCTCACCTAGCCCGCGTGTACGGCAGCATCTTCAGCTTCTTTATCGGCCATTACCTGGTGGTGGTCCTCAGCGACTTCCACAGCGTGCGCGAGGCGCTGGTGCAGCAGGCCGAGGTCTTCAGCGACCGCCCGCGGGTGCCGCTCATCTCCATCGTGACCAAGGAGAAGG GGGTTGTGTTTGCACATTATGGTCCCGTCTGGAGACAACAAAGAAAGTTCTCTCATTCAACTCTTCGTCATTTTGGGTTGGGAAAACTTAGCTTGGAGCCCAAGATTATTGAGGAGTTCAAATATGTGAAAGCAGAAATGCAAAAGCACGGAGAAGAAGACCCCTTCTGCCCTTTCTCCATCATCAGCAATGCCGTCTCTAATATCATTTGCTCCTTGTGCTTTGGCCAGCGCTTTGATTACACCAATAGTGAGTTCAAGAAAATGCTTGGTTTTATGTCCCGAGGGCTAGAAATCTGTCTGAACAGTCAAGTCCTCCTGGTCAACATATGCCCTTGGCTTTATTACCTTCCCTTTGGACCATTTAAGGAATTAAGACAAATTGAAAAGGATATAAccagtttccttaaaaaaatcatcaaagaCCATCAAGAGTCTCTGGATAGAGAGAACCCTCAGGACTTCATAGACATGTACCTTCTCCACatggaagaggagaggaaaaataatagtaacagcAGTTTTGATGAAGAGTACTTATTTTATATCATTGGGGATCTCTTTATTGCTGGGACTGATACCACAACTAACTCTTTGCTTTGGTGCCTGCTGTATATGTCGCTGAACCCCGATGTACAAG AAAAGGTTCATGAAGAAATTGAAAGAGTCATTGGTACCAACCGAGCTCCTTCCCTCACAGACAAGGCCCAGATGCCCTACACAGAAGCCACCATCATGGAAGTGCAGAGGCTAACTGTGGTGGTGCCGCTTGCCATTCCTCATATGACCTCAGAGAACACAG TGCTCCAAGGGTATACCATTCCTAAAGGCACATTGATCTTACCCAACCTGTGGTCAGTACATAGAGACCCAGCCATTTGGGAGAAACCGGAGGATTTCTACCCTAATCGATTTCTGGATGACCAAGGACaactaattaaaaaagaaacctttATTCCTTTTGGGATAG GGAAGCGGGTGTGTATGGGAGAACAACTGGCAAAGATGGAATTATTCCTAATGTTTGTGAGCCTAATGCAGAGTTTCACATTTGCTTTACCTAAGGATTCTAAGAAGCCCCTCCTGACTGGAAGATTTGGTCTAACTTTAGCCCCACATCCATTTAATATAACTATTTCAAGGAGATGA
- the CYP2U1 gene encoding cytochrome P450 2U1 isoform X3 produces MSSPGPPQPPAEDPPWPARLLRAPLGLLRLDPSGGALLLCGLVALLGWSWLRRRRARGIPPGPRPWPLVGNFGHVLLPPFLRRRSWLSSRTRAAGIDPSVVGPQVLLAHLARVYGSIFSFFIGHYLVVVLSDFHSVREALVQQAEVFSDRPRVPLISIVTKEKGVVFAHYGPVWRQQRKFSHSTLRHFGLGKLSLEPKIIEEFKYVKAEMQKHGEEDPFCPFSIISNAVSNIICSLCFGQRFDYTNSEFKKMLGFMSRGLEICLNSQVLLVNICPWLYYLPFGPFKELRQIEKDITSFLKKIIKDHQESLDRENPQDFIDMYLLHMEEERKNNSNSSFDEEYLFYIIGDLFIAGTDTTTNSLLWCLLYMSLNPDVQVLQGYTIPKGTLILPNLWSVHRDPAIWEKPEDFYPNRFLDDQGQLIKKETFIPFGIGKRVCMGEQLAKMELFLMFVSLMQSFTFALPKDSKKPLLTGRFGLTLAPHPFNITISRR; encoded by the exons ATGTCCTCTCCGGGGCCGCCGCAGCCCCCGGCGGAGGACCCGCCCTGGCCCGCGCGCCTCCTGCGTGCGCCTCTGGGGCTGCTGCGGCTGGACCCAAGCGGGGGCGCGCTGCTGCTGTGCGGCCTCGTAGCGCTTCTGGGCTGGAGCTGGCTGCGGAGGCGCCGGGCGCGGGGCATCCCACCCGGGCCCAGGCCCTGGCCCCTGGTGGGCAATTTCGGTCACGTGCTGCTGCCTCCCTTCCTCCGGCGGCGGAGCTGGCTGAGCAGCAGGACCAGGGCCGCAGGGATTGATCCCTCGGTCGTGGGCCCGCAGGTGCTCCTGGCTCACCTAGCCCGCGTGTACGGCAGCATCTTCAGCTTCTTTATCGGCCATTACCTGGTGGTGGTCCTCAGCGACTTCCACAGCGTGCGCGAGGCGCTGGTGCAGCAGGCCGAGGTCTTCAGCGACCGCCCGCGGGTGCCGCTCATCTCCATCGTGACCAAGGAGAAGG GGGTTGTGTTTGCACATTATGGTCCCGTCTGGAGACAACAAAGAAAGTTCTCTCATTCAACTCTTCGTCATTTTGGGTTGGGAAAACTTAGCTTGGAGCCCAAGATTATTGAGGAGTTCAAATATGTGAAAGCAGAAATGCAAAAGCACGGAGAAGAAGACCCCTTCTGCCCTTTCTCCATCATCAGCAATGCCGTCTCTAATATCATTTGCTCCTTGTGCTTTGGCCAGCGCTTTGATTACACCAATAGTGAGTTCAAGAAAATGCTTGGTTTTATGTCCCGAGGGCTAGAAATCTGTCTGAACAGTCAAGTCCTCCTGGTCAACATATGCCCTTGGCTTTATTACCTTCCCTTTGGACCATTTAAGGAATTAAGACAAATTGAAAAGGATATAAccagtttccttaaaaaaatcatcaaagaCCATCAAGAGTCTCTGGATAGAGAGAACCCTCAGGACTTCATAGACATGTACCTTCTCCACatggaagaggagaggaaaaataatagtaacagcAGTTTTGATGAAGAGTACTTATTTTATATCATTGGGGATCTCTTTATTGCTGGGACTGATACCACAACTAACTCTTTGCTTTGGTGCCTGCTGTATATGTCGCTGAACCCCGATGTACAAG TGCTCCAAGGGTATACCATTCCTAAAGGCACATTGATCTTACCCAACCTGTGGTCAGTACATAGAGACCCAGCCATTTGGGAGAAACCGGAGGATTTCTACCCTAATCGATTTCTGGATGACCAAGGACaactaattaaaaaagaaacctttATTCCTTTTGGGATAG GGAAGCGGGTGTGTATGGGAGAACAACTGGCAAAGATGGAATTATTCCTAATGTTTGTGAGCCTAATGCAGAGTTTCACATTTGCTTTACCTAAGGATTCTAAGAAGCCCCTCCTGACTGGAAGATTTGGTCTAACTTTAGCCCCACATCCATTTAATATAACTATTTCAAGGAGATGA
- the CYP2U1 gene encoding cytochrome P450 2U1 isoform X2 gives MSSPGPPQPPAEDPPWPARLLRAPLGLLRLDPSGGALLLCGLVALLGWSWLRRRRARGIPPGPRPWPLVGNFGHVLLPPFLRRRSWLSSRTRAAGIDPSVVGPQVLLAHLARVYGSIFSFFIGHYLVVVLSDFHSVREALVQQAEVFSDRPRVPLISIVTKEKGVVFAHYGPVWRQQRKFSHSTLRHFGLGKLSLEPKIIEEFKYVKAEMQKHGEEDPFCPFSIISNAVSNIICSLCFGQRFDYTNSEFKKMLGFMSRGLEICLNSQVLLVNICPWLYYLPFGPFKELRQIEKDITSFLKKIIKDHQESLDRENPQDFIDMYLLHMEEERKNNSNSSFDEEYLFYIIGDLFIAGTDTTTNSLLWCLLYMSLNPDVQEKVHEEIERVIGTNRAPSLTDKAQMPYTEATIMEVQRLTVVVPLAIPHMTSENTVLQGYTIPKGTLILPNLWSVHRDPAIWEKPEDFYPNRFLDDQGQLIKKETFIPFGIGKSEGKREAGVYGRTTGKDGIIPNVCEPNAEFHICFT, from the exons ATGTCCTCTCCGGGGCCGCCGCAGCCCCCGGCGGAGGACCCGCCCTGGCCCGCGCGCCTCCTGCGTGCGCCTCTGGGGCTGCTGCGGCTGGACCCAAGCGGGGGCGCGCTGCTGCTGTGCGGCCTCGTAGCGCTTCTGGGCTGGAGCTGGCTGCGGAGGCGCCGGGCGCGGGGCATCCCACCCGGGCCCAGGCCCTGGCCCCTGGTGGGCAATTTCGGTCACGTGCTGCTGCCTCCCTTCCTCCGGCGGCGGAGCTGGCTGAGCAGCAGGACCAGGGCCGCAGGGATTGATCCCTCGGTCGTGGGCCCGCAGGTGCTCCTGGCTCACCTAGCCCGCGTGTACGGCAGCATCTTCAGCTTCTTTATCGGCCATTACCTGGTGGTGGTCCTCAGCGACTTCCACAGCGTGCGCGAGGCGCTGGTGCAGCAGGCCGAGGTCTTCAGCGACCGCCCGCGGGTGCCGCTCATCTCCATCGTGACCAAGGAGAAGG GGGTTGTGTTTGCACATTATGGTCCCGTCTGGAGACAACAAAGAAAGTTCTCTCATTCAACTCTTCGTCATTTTGGGTTGGGAAAACTTAGCTTGGAGCCCAAGATTATTGAGGAGTTCAAATATGTGAAAGCAGAAATGCAAAAGCACGGAGAAGAAGACCCCTTCTGCCCTTTCTCCATCATCAGCAATGCCGTCTCTAATATCATTTGCTCCTTGTGCTTTGGCCAGCGCTTTGATTACACCAATAGTGAGTTCAAGAAAATGCTTGGTTTTATGTCCCGAGGGCTAGAAATCTGTCTGAACAGTCAAGTCCTCCTGGTCAACATATGCCCTTGGCTTTATTACCTTCCCTTTGGACCATTTAAGGAATTAAGACAAATTGAAAAGGATATAAccagtttccttaaaaaaatcatcaaagaCCATCAAGAGTCTCTGGATAGAGAGAACCCTCAGGACTTCATAGACATGTACCTTCTCCACatggaagaggagaggaaaaataatagtaacagcAGTTTTGATGAAGAGTACTTATTTTATATCATTGGGGATCTCTTTATTGCTGGGACTGATACCACAACTAACTCTTTGCTTTGGTGCCTGCTGTATATGTCGCTGAACCCCGATGTACAAG AAAAGGTTCATGAAGAAATTGAAAGAGTCATTGGTACCAACCGAGCTCCTTCCCTCACAGACAAGGCCCAGATGCCCTACACAGAAGCCACCATCATGGAAGTGCAGAGGCTAACTGTGGTGGTGCCGCTTGCCATTCCTCATATGACCTCAGAGAACACAG TGCTCCAAGGGTATACCATTCCTAAAGGCACATTGATCTTACCCAACCTGTGGTCAGTACATAGAGACCCAGCCATTTGGGAGAAACCGGAGGATTTCTACCCTAATCGATTTCTGGATGACCAAGGACaactaattaaaaaagaaacctttATTCCTTTTGGGATAG GTAAAAGTGAAGGAAAGAG GGAAGCGGGTGTGTATGGGAGAACAACTGGCAAAGATGGAATTATTCCTAATGTTTGTGAGCCTAATGCAGAGTTTCACATTTGCTTTACCTAA
- the CYP2U1 gene encoding cytochrome P450 2U1 isoform X4, giving the protein MSSPGPPQPPAEDPPWPARLLRAPLGLLRLDPSGGALLLCGLVALLGWSWLRRRRARGIPPGPRPWPLVGNFGHVLLPPFLRRRSWLSSRTRAAGIDPSVVGPQVLLAHLARVYGSIFSFFIGHYLVVVLSDFHSVREALVQQAEVFSDRPRVPLISIVTKEKGVVFAHYGPVWRQQRKFSHSTLRHFGLGKLSLEPKIIEEFKYVKAEMQKHGEEDPFCPFSIISNAVSNIICSLCFGQRFDYTNSEFKKMLGFMSRGLEICLNSQVLLVNICPWLYYLPFGPFKELRQIEKDITSFLKKIIKDHQESLDRENPQDFIDMYLLHMEEERKNNSNSSFDEEYLFYIIGDLFIAGTDTTTNSLLWCLLYMSLNPDVQVLQGYTIPKGTLILPNLWSVHRDPAIWEKPEDFYPNRFLDDQGQLIKKETFIPFGIGKSEGKREAGVYGRTTGKDGIIPNVCEPNAEFHICFT; this is encoded by the exons ATGTCCTCTCCGGGGCCGCCGCAGCCCCCGGCGGAGGACCCGCCCTGGCCCGCGCGCCTCCTGCGTGCGCCTCTGGGGCTGCTGCGGCTGGACCCAAGCGGGGGCGCGCTGCTGCTGTGCGGCCTCGTAGCGCTTCTGGGCTGGAGCTGGCTGCGGAGGCGCCGGGCGCGGGGCATCCCACCCGGGCCCAGGCCCTGGCCCCTGGTGGGCAATTTCGGTCACGTGCTGCTGCCTCCCTTCCTCCGGCGGCGGAGCTGGCTGAGCAGCAGGACCAGGGCCGCAGGGATTGATCCCTCGGTCGTGGGCCCGCAGGTGCTCCTGGCTCACCTAGCCCGCGTGTACGGCAGCATCTTCAGCTTCTTTATCGGCCATTACCTGGTGGTGGTCCTCAGCGACTTCCACAGCGTGCGCGAGGCGCTGGTGCAGCAGGCCGAGGTCTTCAGCGACCGCCCGCGGGTGCCGCTCATCTCCATCGTGACCAAGGAGAAGG GGGTTGTGTTTGCACATTATGGTCCCGTCTGGAGACAACAAAGAAAGTTCTCTCATTCAACTCTTCGTCATTTTGGGTTGGGAAAACTTAGCTTGGAGCCCAAGATTATTGAGGAGTTCAAATATGTGAAAGCAGAAATGCAAAAGCACGGAGAAGAAGACCCCTTCTGCCCTTTCTCCATCATCAGCAATGCCGTCTCTAATATCATTTGCTCCTTGTGCTTTGGCCAGCGCTTTGATTACACCAATAGTGAGTTCAAGAAAATGCTTGGTTTTATGTCCCGAGGGCTAGAAATCTGTCTGAACAGTCAAGTCCTCCTGGTCAACATATGCCCTTGGCTTTATTACCTTCCCTTTGGACCATTTAAGGAATTAAGACAAATTGAAAAGGATATAAccagtttccttaaaaaaatcatcaaagaCCATCAAGAGTCTCTGGATAGAGAGAACCCTCAGGACTTCATAGACATGTACCTTCTCCACatggaagaggagaggaaaaataatagtaacagcAGTTTTGATGAAGAGTACTTATTTTATATCATTGGGGATCTCTTTATTGCTGGGACTGATACCACAACTAACTCTTTGCTTTGGTGCCTGCTGTATATGTCGCTGAACCCCGATGTACAAG TGCTCCAAGGGTATACCATTCCTAAAGGCACATTGATCTTACCCAACCTGTGGTCAGTACATAGAGACCCAGCCATTTGGGAGAAACCGGAGGATTTCTACCCTAATCGATTTCTGGATGACCAAGGACaactaattaaaaaagaaacctttATTCCTTTTGGGATAG GTAAAAGTGAAGGAAAGAG GGAAGCGGGTGTGTATGGGAGAACAACTGGCAAAGATGGAATTATTCCTAATGTTTGTGAGCCTAATGCAGAGTTTCACATTTGCTTTACCTAA